One stretch of Bacillus kexueae DNA includes these proteins:
- the hslO gene encoding Hsp33 family molecular chaperone HslO, translated as MKDYLVKSLAFNGQVRAYAVKTTETVSEAQRRHYTWPTASAALGRAMTAGVMLGSMLKGEEKLTIKVEGGGPIGIILVDANSKGEVRGYVTNPQTHFDLNSQGKLDVARAVGTNGTLTIVKDLGLREHFTGQVPIVSGELGDDFTYYLVSSEQVPSSVGVGVLVNPDNSILAAGGFIIQLMPGTDDATITAIEQRLSKIEPISKLIQKGLTPEEILEEVLGKDNVKIIDKMPVKFQCQCSRERFESGIIGLGAKEIQDMIDEDGKAEAQCHFCNEKYQFTKEDLEALKESAKK; from the coding sequence ATGAAGGACTACTTAGTAAAATCATTAGCTTTTAATGGCCAAGTTAGAGCGTACGCAGTAAAAACGACTGAAACGGTGAGCGAGGCCCAAAGAAGACATTATACATGGCCGACTGCATCTGCCGCGTTAGGACGTGCTATGACTGCGGGCGTGATGCTAGGTTCGATGCTAAAAGGAGAGGAAAAGCTCACAATTAAAGTTGAAGGTGGCGGCCCAATTGGCATTATTTTAGTTGATGCCAATTCCAAAGGTGAAGTGCGTGGCTATGTGACAAACCCTCAAACTCATTTTGATTTAAATAGTCAAGGGAAGTTAGATGTAGCACGAGCAGTTGGAACAAATGGAACTTTAACCATTGTGAAAGATTTAGGCTTACGTGAACATTTTACCGGTCAAGTACCAATTGTTTCAGGAGAATTAGGAGATGACTTTACTTATTACCTAGTATCTTCAGAGCAAGTACCTTCATCAGTCGGTGTAGGAGTACTTGTCAATCCAGATAATAGCATCCTTGCGGCTGGAGGGTTCATTATTCAATTAATGCCTGGAACAGATGATGCAACGATTACTGCGATTGAGCAACGCTTAAGTAAGATAGAACCCATTTCTAAGTTAATTCAAAAAGGTCTTACGCCAGAGGAGATCTTAGAAGAAGTCTTAGGTAAGGATAACGTGAAAATCATTGATAAAATGCCTGTAAAATTCCAATGTCAATGTTCGAGAGAGCGATTTGAAAGTGGAATTATTGGCCTAGGGGCTAAAGAGATACAGGATATGATTGATGAAGATGGAAAAGCGGAAGCACAATGCCACTTCTGTAATGAAAAATATCAGTTTACAAAAGAAGATTTAGAAGCGTTAAAAGAATCAGCGAAAAAGTAA
- the cysK gene encoding cysteine synthase A: MAVVANSILDLIGKTPVVKLNRLVDEDSADVYVKLEFMNPGSSVKDRIALAMIEAAERDGKLSKGDTIIEPTSGNTGIGLAMVAAAKGLKAILVMPDTMSMERRNLLRAFGAELVLTPGSEGMGGAIRKAEELAKENGYFMPQQFKNEANAEIHRLTTGPEIVEQMGDQLDAFISGIGTGGTITGAGSVLKETYKDIKIYAVEPADSPVLSGGKPGPHKIQGIGAGFVPDILNTEIYDEIITVKNEEAFETSRKAAKQEGILGGISSGAAIYAALKVAKELGKGKKVLAIIPSNGERYLSTPLYQFDEE; this comes from the coding sequence ATGGCGGTTGTGGCGAATTCAATTCTTGACTTAATTGGTAAAACACCAGTAGTGAAGTTAAATCGTTTAGTAGATGAAGATAGTGCAGATGTGTATGTTAAATTAGAGTTCATGAACCCTGGGAGCAGTGTAAAAGACAGAATTGCACTGGCTATGATTGAAGCGGCTGAAAGAGATGGTAAATTATCAAAAGGGGATACGATTATTGAGCCGACAAGTGGGAATACTGGAATCGGCCTTGCAATGGTTGCCGCTGCGAAAGGTTTAAAAGCAATCCTTGTTATGCCTGATACAATGAGTATGGAACGCCGCAACTTATTGCGTGCCTTTGGCGCTGAACTCGTGTTAACACCTGGTTCTGAAGGTATGGGTGGAGCTATTCGAAAGGCGGAAGAACTTGCAAAAGAAAATGGGTACTTCATGCCACAGCAATTTAAAAATGAAGCGAATGCAGAAATCCATCGATTAACAACTGGTCCAGAAATTGTTGAACAAATGGGAGATCAACTTGATGCTTTTATTTCTGGAATTGGTACGGGTGGTACAATTACTGGAGCTGGCTCAGTATTAAAAGAAACGTATAAAGATATTAAAATCTATGCAGTTGAACCAGCTGACTCTCCGGTCTTGTCTGGTGGAAAGCCGGGTCCACACAAAATCCAGGGCATCGGCGCTGGTTTCGTTCCAGATATTTTAAACACGGAAATCTATGATGAAATCATTACAGTTAAGAATGAGGAAGCATTTGAAACTTCTCGCAAGGCTGCTAAACAGGAAGGGATTTTAGGTGGTATATCTTCGGGTGCAGCGATTTATGCAGCACTAAAAGTGGCGAAAGAATTAGGTAAAGGGAAGAAGGTATTAGCCATTATCCCAAGTAACGGAGAAAGATACTTAAGTACGCCGCTTTATCAATTTGACGAAGAGTAA
- a CDS encoding anthranilate synthase component I family protein, producing the protein MMQREQIRKPIAISFSLDKETFFSKYEEFTTNEPFHVLLESGRGGRHSIAGIKPFAIISGKNGLTSIEVEGKTETVEGNPLAVFEEWMNAHKSLTDPHLPDFQGGAIGFISYDSVRYFEKLPEIAIDDLKTPDIYFLVFQDIAVYDHDTSTLWLISHFVDESEKTDAYDRLDEWKSEWLNKHSVDVTYEILEEPSSRKPISFMEEPFKAAVEKVREYIAQGDVFQVNLSVRQAQELHCHPFELYKTLRKLNPSPYMGYIHTPDFQIVSGSPELLIKRKGQELSTRPIAGTRSRGLNDEEDQKLAEELIHNEKERAEHVMLVDLERNDLGRVCEYGTVKVNEFMVIEKYSHVMHIVSNVQGTLRKGEGFLDIMRAVFPGGTITGAPKVRTMEIIEELEPTRRGIYTGSIGWLGFNQDLEFNIVIRTLYAKDGWGYVQAGAGIVIDSVPKYEYKESLKKAEALWKAKKLSEDEKIFV; encoded by the coding sequence ATGATGCAGCGAGAACAAATTCGAAAACCTATAGCTATTTCCTTTTCTTTAGACAAGGAGACTTTTTTCTCTAAGTATGAGGAATTTACAACAAATGAACCGTTCCATGTCTTATTGGAAAGTGGACGAGGCGGGCGACATAGCATTGCAGGTATCAAACCGTTTGCGATCATCTCTGGTAAGAATGGTCTCACTTCTATTGAAGTTGAAGGGAAAACAGAAACAGTCGAAGGGAACCCGTTAGCTGTTTTTGAGGAATGGATGAATGCACACAAATCTCTAACAGACCCTCATTTACCTGATTTTCAAGGTGGAGCCATCGGGTTTATCAGTTATGATAGTGTGAGGTATTTTGAAAAGCTTCCAGAAATAGCGATTGATGACTTGAAGACACCAGACATTTATTTCCTCGTCTTTCAAGATATCGCTGTGTATGACCATGATACTTCAACGCTATGGTTAATTTCGCATTTCGTTGATGAAAGTGAAAAGACTGATGCGTATGATCGGCTAGATGAGTGGAAGAGTGAATGGTTAAATAAGCATTCAGTGGACGTCACATACGAAATACTGGAAGAGCCTAGTAGTAGAAAACCAATTTCATTTATGGAAGAACCGTTTAAAGCAGCGGTTGAGAAGGTCCGCGAATATATTGCGCAAGGTGATGTGTTTCAAGTTAACTTATCCGTGAGACAAGCTCAAGAGCTTCATTGTCATCCATTTGAATTATACAAAACGTTACGAAAATTGAACCCATCGCCATATATGGGCTATATTCATACGCCTGATTTTCAAATCGTAAGTGGTTCACCGGAGTTGTTAATTAAGCGAAAGGGACAAGAGTTAAGTACTCGTCCGATTGCAGGAACGAGATCTCGTGGATTGAATGATGAGGAAGATCAAAAACTTGCCGAAGAACTGATCCACAATGAAAAAGAGCGAGCAGAGCATGTCATGCTTGTTGATTTAGAGCGTAATGATTTAGGAAGAGTATGTGAGTATGGTACGGTAAAAGTGAATGAATTTATGGTGATTGAAAAATATTCGCACGTCATGCACATTGTATCCAATGTACAGGGGACTCTTCGAAAAGGAGAAGGCTTCTTGGATATTATGCGTGCCGTATTCCCTGGGGGAACAATTACTGGTGCTCCAAAGGTTCGAACGATGGAAATTATAGAGGAATTAGAGCCTACGAGAAGAGGTATTTATACTGGATCCATCGGATGGTTAGGATTTAATCAAGATTTAGAATTCAATATTGTTATTCGTACTTTATACGCGAAAGATGGATGGGGATACGTCCAAGCGGGGGCGGGAATCGTTATTGATTCTGTGCCAAAATACGAGTATAAGGAGTCGCTGAAAAAGGCGGAAGCCCTTTGGAAAGCGAAAAAGCTGAGTGAAGATGAGAAAATATTTGTATGA
- the pabA gene encoding aminodeoxychorismate/anthranilate synthase component II, protein MILMIDNYDSFTYNLVQYLGELGEELIVKRNDEITIEEVKDLAPQFIMISPGPCSPNEAGISMEVIREFAGQIPIFGVCLGHQSIAQVFGGEVVRAERLMHGKTSLIHHDGDTIFEGLQNPFTATRYHSLIVKKETLPDCFEVTAWTDEEEIMAIRHKTLPIEGVQFHPESIMTEDGKRLLNNFINTYKKQGKRV, encoded by the coding sequence ATGATTTTAATGATTGATAATTATGATTCCTTTACGTATAACTTAGTTCAATATTTAGGTGAGCTAGGCGAAGAACTCATAGTCAAACGAAATGATGAAATTACGATTGAAGAAGTAAAGGACTTAGCTCCTCAATTTATCATGATTTCACCCGGTCCATGTTCGCCGAATGAGGCAGGGATAAGCATGGAGGTTATCCGTGAGTTTGCGGGGCAAATTCCGATTTTCGGTGTTTGTCTAGGGCATCAATCCATTGCTCAAGTATTTGGAGGCGAGGTAGTGCGCGCTGAGAGATTGATGCACGGTAAAACATCGCTCATTCATCATGACGGTGACACAATATTTGAAGGGTTGCAAAATCCTTTTACAGCAACGCGTTACCACTCTTTGATTGTAAAAAAAGAAACGTTACCAGACTGCTTTGAAGTAACTGCTTGGACTGATGAAGAGGAAATTATGGCTATACGCCATAAAACATTGCCGATTGAAGGGGTGCAATTCCACCCAGAATCAATTATGACAGAAGATGGAAAGCGGTTGTTGAATAATTTTATCAACACTTATAAGAAGCAAGGGAAGCGTGTGTAA
- a CDS encoding type III pantothenate kinase, producing MILVLDVGNTNTVIGVYEKEELKHHWRIETSRNKTEDEFGMLIKSLFEHVSLTFADIKGIIISSVVPPIMFALERMCQKYFHLKPLVVGPGIKTGLNIKYDNPKEVGADRIVNAVAGIHLYGGPLIIVDFGTATTYCYINEDKQYMGGAIAPGINISTEALYSRAAKLPRIEIVRPDDIIGKNTVSAMQSGILYGYVGQVEGIVSRMKEQANEEPTVIATGGLATLIARESDIIDIVDPFLTLKGLQLIYERNVGKE from the coding sequence ATGATTTTAGTCTTGGATGTAGGAAATACAAATACTGTAATTGGTGTTTATGAAAAAGAAGAATTAAAGCATCATTGGCGTATTGAAACAAGTCGAAATAAAACAGAAGACGAATTTGGTATGTTAATCAAATCTTTGTTTGAGCATGTTTCTTTAACTTTTGCTGACATCAAGGGTATTATTATTTCATCCGTTGTACCACCAATCATGTTTGCGCTAGAGAGAATGTGTCAGAAATACTTTCACTTAAAGCCTTTAGTTGTGGGACCAGGTATTAAAACAGGTCTTAACATTAAATACGACAATCCAAAGGAAGTTGGAGCAGACCGAATTGTAAATGCTGTTGCGGGAATTCATTTGTACGGTGGTCCATTAATCATCGTCGATTTTGGTACGGCTACAACGTATTGCTATATAAACGAAGATAAACAATATATGGGTGGAGCGATTGCCCCGGGAATTAATATTTCCACCGAAGCATTATATTCACGAGCTGCTAAATTACCGCGAATTGAGATTGTAAGGCCAGATGACATTATTGGCAAAAATACAGTTAGTGCTATGCAATCGGGTATTCTATACGGGTATGTCGGACAGGTTGAAGGCATCGTTTCTCGAATGAAAGAGCAAGCGAATGAGGAACCTACTGTCATTGCAACGGGGGGATTAGCGACTTTAATTGCGAGGGAATCAGACATTATTGATATTGTTGATCCGTTCTTAACTTTAAAGGGGTTACAACTCATTTATGAACGTAACGTTGGAAAGGAGTAA
- a CDS encoding peptidyl-prolyl cis-trans isomerase, with amino-acid sequence MNGKTLWGIIFGLVVLNCLTLAYFLSGKQSSQITSVSNHTEGEVVAEIGETTISRQDWLAELEKRFGKTTLENMINIKVVEELASKYGIEVPEETIERELKMFKATYNAFGEEGFEQDDQLKDQIRYSILLEELLTKDVEVPEEEMKQFYEENKGFYEIRKSYLLSHIVVNSEGDAKQIIEELKGGSSFEALAAEKSIDNLTASNGGELGYVEVESSFVPPQYLEEAEKLSVGEWSNVIQVDDEFVVVYVEDILEGVTFTYDEVKNQIRRQIALDQMEGNISAHKLWEEIGVSWFYGE; translated from the coding sequence ATGAATGGAAAAACGTTATGGGGCATTATCTTCGGCCTTGTTGTATTAAATTGTTTAACCCTTGCATACTTTTTAAGTGGTAAGCAGAGTTCACAAATCACATCTGTAAGTAATCATACTGAAGGTGAAGTTGTTGCAGAAATTGGGGAAACGACGATTTCACGTCAAGACTGGCTTGCAGAATTAGAAAAAAGGTTTGGAAAAACAACTCTCGAAAATATGATCAATATAAAAGTAGTAGAAGAGTTAGCTTCAAAATATGGAATCGAAGTTCCAGAAGAAACGATTGAGCGTGAGTTGAAGATGTTTAAAGCGACGTACAATGCTTTTGGAGAAGAAGGGTTTGAACAAGACGATCAATTAAAGGATCAAATCCGTTATAGCATCTTATTGGAAGAGTTATTAACGAAAGATGTTGAGGTTCCAGAAGAAGAGATGAAGCAATTTTACGAGGAAAATAAGGGCTTTTATGAAATTCGCAAATCGTATTTGTTATCCCATATCGTCGTGAACTCGGAAGGTGATGCAAAGCAGATTATTGAAGAATTAAAAGGTGGATCAAGCTTTGAAGCTTTAGCTGCTGAGAAATCAATAGACAACTTAACTGCTTCAAACGGGGGAGAGTTAGGGTATGTTGAAGTGGAGAGCAGCTTTGTTCCTCCTCAATATTTAGAAGAGGCTGAAAAGCTTTCAGTTGGCGAATGGTCAAATGTCATCCAAGTAGATGATGAATTCGTTGTCGTTTACGTGGAAGATATATTAGAAGGAGTCACGTTTACGTATGACGAAGTGAAAAATCAAATTAGAAGACAAATTGCCTTAGATCAGATGGAGGGAAATATTTCTGCTCATAAGCTATGGGAAGAAATCGGTGTATCTTGGTTTTATGGAGAATAA